Proteins co-encoded in one uncultured Draconibacterium sp. genomic window:
- a CDS encoding glycosyltransferase family 2 protein, protein MDISVVIPLFNEEESLPELTAWIKKVMDGNNFSYEVMLIDDGSLDNSWEVVEQLQKENSCIKGIKFRRNYGKSAALYCGFEAVQGDVVITMDADLQDSPDEIPELYRMIKEDGFDLVSGWKKKRFDPVLTKNLPSKLYNWTVRRMSGIKLHDMNCGLKAYRKNVIKSIEVYGEMHRYIPVLAKWAGYKNIGEKVVVHAERKYGVTKFGLERFIRGPLDLLSVMFISRFVKRPMHFFGILGALIFIIGFASATYLGVQKIIQLNHGITGHLVTDSPYFYIALTSMIIGAQFFLAGFLGELVSRSSSDRNKYQIDVKTFE, encoded by the coding sequence ATGGATATTTCCGTAGTTATTCCCTTGTTTAACGAGGAAGAGTCTCTGCCCGAGTTGACGGCATGGATAAAGAAGGTGATGGACGGGAATAACTTCTCCTACGAAGTTATGCTTATCGACGACGGTAGTCTCGACAACTCGTGGGAAGTGGTAGAACAACTTCAGAAAGAGAATTCGTGTATAAAAGGAATTAAGTTCAGGCGTAATTATGGAAAGTCTGCCGCATTATATTGCGGTTTCGAAGCTGTGCAAGGCGATGTGGTAATTACCATGGATGCCGATTTGCAAGACAGCCCCGATGAAATTCCGGAACTATACCGGATGATTAAAGAAGATGGTTTCGATTTGGTTTCGGGCTGGAAGAAAAAACGTTTCGACCCGGTTCTTACAAAAAACCTGCCCAGTAAATTATACAACTGGACCGTTCGGCGAATGAGCGGAATTAAGCTGCACGATATGAACTGCGGCCTGAAAGCTTATCGTAAAAACGTTATAAAAAGCATTGAAGTTTACGGCGAAATGCACCGCTATATTCCGGTTCTGGCAAAATGGGCCGGCTACAAAAATATTGGCGAAAAAGTGGTTGTTCATGCCGAGCGAAAATACGGAGTAACCAAGTTCGGGCTCGAACGTTTTATTCGTGGCCCGCTTGATTTACTTTCCGTAATGTTTATTTCGCGCTTTGTAAAACGCCCCATGCACTTTTTTGGTATTTTGGGTGCCCTTATTTTTATTATTGGTTTTGCCTCTGCCACATATCTTGGAGTTCAAAAGATTATTCAGCTAAACCACGGCATTACCGGACATTTAGTTACCGACAGCCCCTATTTTTATATTGCTTTAACATCGATGATAATCGGAGCTCAGTTTTTTCTGGCCGGATTCCTTGGCGAATTAGTATCGAGAAGTTCGAGCGACCGTAACAAATATCAAATTGATGTAAAGACATTTGAGTAA
- a CDS encoding universal stress protein, whose protein sequence is MENQLITILRISTPQLGSFVKDKLEEIGVEVFFTNDKMTPGEQYNPDEVLLKVKAQQSEKAIERLLQLHKEYDLDKVKNDENFANQRKILLPVKLSEDCIDLCKYAIGLALKENAEIKVLYVYPDPNFNDPSRHTASWEKYVRMEQKEAHKKAQQKLVDFSRELKKQVPTKLFNAVKLHYRMLKGTPENVITAACKRYNPDIILMGTRSSKHTDGEFLGKTLIRVIEQSQQAVLAVPLSAVFKGKEEINVLYTTDFYESDNSSLNKLLKLLQPLKKKIYCVHFDINNNKQHEEKVNELNAMLKRDYSEYRIRCELFESNDLLKGIEEFIDKKNIDIISLSKAKHSGLYKFFHTDLIAPLVAKTNIPILIFPV, encoded by the coding sequence ATGGAAAATCAATTAATAACTATACTTAGAATTTCGACTCCTCAACTGGGCTCTTTTGTAAAAGATAAACTGGAAGAAATAGGAGTTGAAGTATTTTTCACCAACGATAAAATGACACCGGGTGAGCAATACAATCCCGACGAAGTGCTTCTAAAAGTTAAGGCACAGCAGTCGGAGAAAGCCATTGAACGGCTTTTACAACTTCATAAAGAGTATGACCTTGACAAGGTTAAAAACGATGAAAACTTTGCCAACCAACGAAAAATTCTACTTCCGGTAAAACTAAGCGAGGATTGCATTGATTTGTGCAAATATGCCATTGGGCTGGCATTAAAAGAAAATGCAGAGATAAAAGTTTTATACGTTTATCCCGATCCGAATTTTAATGACCCCAGCCGCCATACCGCTTCGTGGGAAAAGTACGTTCGGATGGAGCAAAAAGAAGCGCATAAAAAGGCTCAACAAAAATTGGTAGACTTTAGCCGGGAACTAAAAAAACAAGTACCCACCAAACTTTTTAATGCAGTAAAACTTCACTACCGAATGTTAAAGGGAACACCGGAAAATGTAATTACGGCAGCATGTAAACGCTACAATCCCGATATCATTTTAATGGGAACACGTTCCTCTAAACACACCGATGGTGAATTCCTGGGAAAAACGCTGATTCGGGTAATTGAGCAATCACAACAAGCGGTTCTGGCCGTCCCTTTATCGGCAGTCTTTAAAGGAAAAGAGGAAATAAACGTACTGTACACAACCGACTTTTACGAATCTGACAATTCATCCTTAAACAAACTCCTAAAACTACTACAGCCCCTTAAGAAAAAGATCTATTGTGTTCATTTCGATATAAATAACAACAAACAACATGAAGAGAAAGTGAACGAGTTAAATGCCATGCTTAAAAGAGATTACAGCGAATACCGAATCAGGTGTGAACTTTTCGAAAGTAATGATCTGCTTAAAGGAATCGAAGAATTTATTGACAAAAAGAACATCGACATTATTTCGCTCTCGAAAGCAAAACATTCCGGATTATATAAATTTTTCCATACAGATTTGATAGCGCCGCTAGTGGCCAAAACAAATATTCCGATCCTTATTTTCCCGGTGTAA
- a CDS encoding ABC transporter ATP-binding protein, translating into MIKTNDLSKVFRTDEIETSALNNVNVHVKNGEFVAVMGPSGCGKSTLLNIIGLLDNPTSGKYFFDNEEVGQLKERNRTMLRKGNIGFVFQSFNLIDELTVFENVELPLIYLKMKARERKERVEEVLSRMKIGHRKKHFPQQLSGGQQQRVAIARAVVANPKLILADEPTGNLDSKNGLEVMQLLTELNQEGTTIVMVTHSLRDSEYAHRVINLFDGMVITQEVKKELGEIML; encoded by the coding sequence ATGATTAAGACAAACGACCTTTCTAAAGTTTTTCGAACTGATGAAATTGAAACCAGTGCGTTAAACAACGTCAATGTGCATGTTAAAAACGGCGAATTTGTAGCCGTAATGGGGCCTTCCGGCTGCGGAAAATCAACATTACTAAATATTATTGGTCTTCTTGATAATCCAACATCAGGCAAGTATTTTTTCGACAATGAGGAAGTTGGACAACTGAAAGAACGCAACCGAACCATGCTTAGAAAAGGGAACATTGGTTTTGTATTTCAGAGTTTTAACCTGATTGATGAGTTAACCGTTTTTGAAAACGTTGAGCTTCCGCTTATTTATTTAAAAATGAAAGCGCGCGAACGTAAAGAGCGCGTTGAAGAAGTGTTGAGTAGAATGAAAATCGGTCACCGAAAAAAACATTTTCCCCAACAACTTTCCGGTGGTCAGCAACAACGTGTAGCCATTGCCCGTGCAGTGGTAGCCAACCCAAAACTTATTTTGGCCGATGAGCCCACCGGTAACCTCGATTCAAAAAACGGACTGGAAGTGATGCAGCTTCTCACAGAGCTTAACCAGGAAGGAACCACAATTGTTATGGTAACCCACTCACTTCGCGATTCGGAATATGCCCACCGCGTTATCAACCTTTTCGACGGAATGGTAATCACCCAGGAGGTAAAAAAAGAATTGGGAGAAATAATGCTTTAA
- a CDS encoding ABC transporter ATP-binding protein has product MNYNLNRTPDKKEKKLPFLKSLKKLVAIISGERRNLIIAFAAIALNAALSLAGAYIIGYTVDHYVQTKDYHGILLFAGILLTMYVVAFFVNYAQMIMMGGIGQRMLYSLRNSVFHKLQELPLDFFNQNKSGDLISRINNDTQKVNEFFSQSLMRFIGGIITMTGAGILLLVINLPLGLAALSPALFLLIFTRIISPWIRRKNEASLKSLGNLSAEIQESLANFKVVVAFNRRDYFRKRFTAANEENYKQSVYAGIANTILNPIYTFAANLGQLIVLALGIYLIIQGNFSVGLLISFIAYVMNFYNPLRQLAILWANFQQALAAWDRISYLLSLESNLEVATETETQQSNALVHFNDVSFCYPNGKEVLHKVNFDLERGKTYAFIGPTGGGKTTTASLIARLYDATKGTILLDGKDIKSYDAAERTAKIGVILQDPILFSGTVRENILYGNEAMTALSNEELRNSLEEAGLGSLLQRFDSGLETPIQMTGDGISLGQKQLIAFMRAILRKPELLILDEATANIDTVTEQQLETIINNLPASTSKVIIAHRLNTIESADEIFFVNSGEITAAGSLNKALDLLMRGAMES; this is encoded by the coding sequence ATGAATTATAATCTGAACCGCACACCCGATAAAAAAGAAAAGAAGCTTCCGTTTCTGAAATCATTAAAGAAACTGGTGGCGATTATCAGTGGCGAACGGCGCAACCTAATCATCGCTTTTGCAGCAATTGCTTTAAATGCTGCATTAAGTCTGGCTGGCGCATACATCATAGGGTATACGGTAGACCATTATGTGCAAACCAAAGATTACCACGGAATTCTGCTTTTTGCCGGAATTTTGCTGACAATGTATGTGGTTGCCTTTTTTGTGAATTATGCTCAAATGATAATGATGGGCGGCATTGGGCAACGGATGTTGTACAGCCTCCGCAATTCGGTATTTCATAAATTGCAGGAACTGCCGCTCGACTTTTTTAACCAAAATAAATCGGGCGATCTGATATCGCGTATCAACAACGACACACAAAAAGTAAACGAGTTTTTTTCGCAATCGCTGATGCGTTTTATTGGCGGCATAATTACCATGACCGGTGCAGGGATTCTGCTTCTGGTAATCAACCTGCCACTGGGATTGGCAGCACTCTCACCTGCCCTGTTTCTTTTGATTTTCACCAGAATTATTTCGCCGTGGATACGCAGAAAAAACGAGGCCAGCTTAAAAAGTTTGGGCAATCTTTCTGCCGAAATACAGGAAAGCCTGGCCAATTTTAAAGTAGTGGTTGCTTTTAACCGTCGCGACTATTTCAGAAAACGTTTTACTGCGGCAAACGAAGAAAACTATAAGCAATCGGTTTATGCCGGAATTGCCAACACTATCCTCAATCCTATTTATACTTTTGCCGCCAACCTTGGGCAACTGATTGTTTTGGCGCTGGGTATATACCTCATCATACAGGGAAATTTCAGCGTTGGTTTGCTGATAAGTTTTATTGCTTATGTGATGAACTTTTATAACCCCTTACGCCAACTGGCCATACTTTGGGCAAACTTTCAACAAGCTTTGGCAGCATGGGATCGCATCTCGTATTTACTTTCGCTTGAAAGTAATTTGGAGGTTGCAACAGAAACGGAAACACAACAAAGCAACGCACTGGTACATTTTAACGATGTTTCGTTTTGCTACCCGAACGGCAAAGAGGTGCTTCACAAGGTTAACTTTGATTTAGAGCGCGGAAAAACCTATGCTTTTATCGGGCCTACAGGTGGAGGAAAAACAACTACTGCATCTTTGATTGCCCGTTTATACGATGCCACAAAAGGAACAATTCTTTTGGATGGGAAAGACATAAAATCATACGATGCAGCTGAAAGAACAGCAAAAATCGGGGTAATTCTTCAAGACCCAATTTTATTCTCGGGCACGGTACGCGAAAACATCTTATATGGTAATGAAGCAATGACAGCTTTAAGCAATGAAGAGCTGCGCAATTCGCTTGAAGAAGCCGGACTGGGAAGTTTGCTGCAACGTTTTGATAGTGGTTTGGAAACGCCTATACAAATGACAGGTGACGGAATTAGCCTGGGGCAAAAACAGCTAATTGCTTTTATGCGTGCCATTTTAAGAAAGCCGGAATTACTGATTCTCGACGAGGCTACGGCAAATATCGACACGGTTACCGAACAACAATTGGAAACAATCATCAATAACCTGCCAGCATCAACGTCAAAAGTTATTATTGCACACCGGCTAAACACCATCGAAAGTGCTGATGAAATTTTCTTTGTAAACTCGGGAGAAATAACAGCTGCCGGGTCGTTAAACAAAGCCCTTGATTTATTAATGCGGGGAGCAATGGAAAGTTAA
- a CDS encoding DUF4199 domain-containing protein has protein sequence MEQKSSPLLKSSLTYGLYSALISIFLNVVIWAGGIMESLGLFGSLIVALLSFVISFVILFIFAKNYRNKEFEGYISFTEAFKFLMLVTIVSTVILVIYTYIFHSFIAPDYMENLMASMQQKTLEFMESRGIPDASIDQAMEKFKEIPTIAKTLRQAALSGIIGGGIISLIVAAIVKKKVEDSY, from the coding sequence ATGGAACAAAAATCATCACCCTTGCTAAAATCATCTTTAACCTATGGGCTTTATTCCGCTTTAATTTCTATTTTCCTTAATGTAGTTATTTGGGCCGGTGGTATCATGGAATCATTAGGCCTTTTTGGTTCTCTAATCGTTGCCCTTTTATCCTTTGTAATATCTTTTGTTATACTGTTCATTTTCGCGAAAAATTATCGTAATAAAGAATTTGAAGGCTACATTAGTTTTACTGAAGCTTTTAAGTTTCTTATGCTGGTAACAATTGTTTCAACTGTAATTTTGGTTATTTATACCTATATATTCCACAGTTTTATTGCTCCCGATTATATGGAGAACCTGATGGCAAGTATGCAGCAAAAAACCCTGGAATTTATGGAAAGCCGTGGTATTCCTGATGCAAGTATCGACCAGGCAATGGAAAAGTTTAAAGAAATTCCTACTATTGCTAAAACATTGCGACAGGCAGCCCTTTCTGGTATAATTGGAGGTGGCATAATTTCGCTTATTGTTGCCGCAATTGTTAAAAAGAAAGTTGAAGATTCATATTAA
- a CDS encoding ABC transporter ATP-binding protein translates to MRKTQSKKGTEGKQRAGLFRVLGPYKALVAILIIMALAGSGINLLIPRIIARGIDSFTANQFDAKTIITEFVLAALGIFIFTLLQGVVQTLAAERVAKDLRNKLSDKISKQSYSFILKANPSKLLTNLTSDMDSVKMFVSQAFVSIISSLFIIFGVAVLLISINWKLALAVLTIVPILSVAFYIVFKKVKVLFKLSREVIDSLNRVINESILGSALIRVLNSQQPEILKFAEKNVESRDLGLAIVRMFSVLIPIVTFVANFAIVIILALGGHYVVMDTLSLGNFAAFNSYVMMLIFPIMMIGFMSNIIASATASYNRIRQILDAPPPVDNGTVETDISGDIKLQNITLSFDKKPVLKNISFDIKAGSKTAIIGPTAAGKSQLLYLLTNLIPPDSGSITIDNIPVKDYSTEVLNRQLGFVFQDNVIFNMSLRENIAFNDQVSDKDLNKAIATAELADFIKTLPDGLNTIVSERGTSLSGGQKQRIMLARALALNPKILLLDDFTSRVDRKTEDKILANIHKNYPELTLLSITQKIAPVTGFDQIILLMEGEVVASGKHESLKENSPEYIQIYNSQKSTSHYEL, encoded by the coding sequence ATGCGCAAAACCCAAAGTAAAAAAGGAACAGAAGGAAAACAGCGGGCAGGCCTGTTTCGGGTGCTGGGACCATACAAAGCACTTGTAGCCATATTAATAATAATGGCACTTGCCGGCAGCGGGATCAACTTACTTATTCCGCGAATTATTGCGCGCGGGATCGACTCATTTACGGCTAATCAATTTGATGCAAAAACAATTATCACCGAATTTGTTCTGGCAGCTCTCGGAATATTTATTTTCACCTTGCTTCAGGGGGTTGTACAAACATTAGCTGCCGAAAGAGTTGCCAAAGATCTGCGCAATAAATTATCAGACAAGATTTCGAAACAGAGTTATTCATTCATTTTAAAAGCCAATCCTTCGAAACTTTTAACCAACCTCACTTCCGATATGGATTCGGTAAAAATGTTTGTATCGCAGGCATTTGTTTCCATTATTTCATCGTTGTTCATCATTTTTGGGGTAGCAGTTCTGCTGATTTCGATTAATTGGAAACTGGCGCTGGCAGTACTCACCATCGTACCTATTTTGTCGGTGGCATTTTACATTGTATTCAAAAAAGTAAAAGTACTTTTTAAACTTAGCCGCGAGGTGATCGACTCCCTCAACCGTGTTATAAACGAAAGTATTCTGGGCTCAGCACTTATCCGGGTTTTAAACTCGCAACAACCCGAAATTCTCAAGTTTGCAGAAAAGAATGTTGAATCGCGCGATTTGGGACTTGCCATTGTTCGCATGTTCTCGGTACTCATTCCCATTGTTACATTTGTGGCCAACTTTGCCATTGTCATCATTCTGGCACTTGGCGGGCATTATGTGGTTATGGACACCCTTTCGCTGGGTAATTTTGCAGCTTTTAACAGCTACGTAATGATGTTAATCTTTCCTATTATGATGATTGGATTTATGAGTAATATTATTGCCTCGGCAACGGCTTCTTACAACAGAATCAGACAGATTTTGGATGCTCCGCCGCCGGTTGATAACGGCACTGTGGAAACAGATATATCAGGAGATATTAAACTTCAAAATATTACACTAAGCTTTGACAAAAAACCGGTTCTTAAGAATATTTCGTTCGATATAAAAGCCGGAAGCAAAACGGCAATTATCGGACCAACAGCTGCCGGAAAAAGTCAGTTGCTTTATTTGCTTACCAATCTTATACCGCCGGATTCCGGTTCGATCACCATCGACAATATTCCGGTTAAAGATTACTCTACTGAAGTTTTAAACCGACAACTTGGGTTTGTTTTTCAGGATAATGTGATTTTTAATATGAGCCTGCGTGAAAACATTGCCTTTAACGACCAGGTTTCGGATAAAGATTTAAACAAAGCCATTGCTACGGCAGAACTGGCTGATTTTATAAAAACCTTGCCCGACGGTTTAAACACGATCGTTTCGGAGCGGGGAACCAGTCTTTCGGGCGGACAGAAACAACGTATTATGCTGGCGCGCGCACTGGCACTAAATCCTAAAATTCTTTTGCTCGATGATTTTACTTCGCGGGTTGACCGAAAAACCGAGGATAAAATTCTGGCTAATATTCATAAAAATTATCCGGAGCTTACGCTACTTTCCATCACTCAGAAAATAGCGCCGGTTACCGGATTCGACCAGATTATTCTTCTTATGGAAGGCGAAGTGGTAGCATCGGGAAAACACGAAAGTTTGAAGGAAAATTCTCCCGAATATATTCAGATTTATAACTCACAAAAAAGTACAAGCCACTATGAATTATAA
- a CDS encoding ABC transporter permease yields MSEFKRNLRLGWRNILKNKFFSFLNIGGVAIGIAVTTLILFWVVDELSFDKYNANLGQMYQVYEHQVYSDGQDLYTGCTPFPLANELKQTYPEIENATTYSNLGGLPVKYETTEYKDISLTIADKEFTNVFSFELIEGDLNAIEAPDKILITPKIAQLFFPNESPIGKTLTIYGSYNLTVGAIIDYPKDHSSTQFDILASIKLAEQLGADLTRWGNNWPFTCLLLSKGTDTNELESKLTGFLKEKGQETAIYLFPYAKRHLYSFSGENNRIQYIYQFLAIALIIVLIASINFVNSSTASSETRRPEVGIRKVLGATKINLTSQFFYEKGLMIAISIVLGAVLVLVFTPLFGQLSDKHISLSLLGNRYLILMLIGTILTTLVLSVAYPSLYISSFAPARVLKKAARKSANRISFRSLLVVVQFTLSIMLIICTIAVNSQLKFINNYDLGYNQNNLVYINLDDATKTKHEALSASLKNISGVESLTKTDKLPFWGGNSSWGYDWQGKDPENKVLICAMHVDREYFKTLGISMAEGQSFSPSTELTEDSESEFSNEVILNQEAIRRMKMTDPIQKYFGRNGGDRARIVGVTKDFHFESLRTGIEPMVMLPLNDNPDVLIMRIRPENFSQTLAAIKENWKTIIPDSNIEIGFFDQRLQEMYNAELRISGLFQYFSFVAIFIACIGLFGLSVFAIERKRKEIGIRKVNGSKVSQILSMLNKDFIKWVLISFVIASPLAWYVMSSWLQNFAYQTELHWWIFALAGILSIAIALLTVSVQSYKAATRNPVEALRYE; encoded by the coding sequence ATGTCCGAATTTAAACGCAACCTCAGATTGGGGTGGAGAAATATCCTGAAAAACAAATTCTTTTCATTCTTAAATATTGGTGGTGTGGCCATCGGGATTGCAGTTACAACACTCATTCTTTTTTGGGTGGTTGACGAACTCAGTTTCGACAAATATAACGCCAACCTTGGTCAGATGTACCAGGTTTACGAACATCAAGTTTATTCCGATGGGCAGGATCTGTATACCGGATGTACGCCTTTTCCTTTGGCTAACGAATTAAAACAAACCTATCCTGAAATTGAGAACGCCACCACATATTCCAATCTTGGCGGTTTGCCCGTAAAATACGAAACTACCGAATATAAAGACATAAGCCTTACCATAGCCGACAAGGAATTTACGAATGTTTTTTCGTTCGAACTTATTGAAGGAGATTTAAATGCCATTGAAGCTCCCGACAAAATTTTGATCACACCAAAAATTGCCCAATTATTCTTCCCCAATGAATCGCCTATTGGTAAAACACTGACTATTTACGGGAGCTACAACTTAACAGTTGGAGCGATAATCGATTATCCCAAAGACCATTCATCTACACAGTTTGATATTTTGGCATCAATAAAATTAGCCGAACAACTGGGAGCCGATCTCACACGCTGGGGAAACAACTGGCCCTTCACCTGTTTACTGCTTAGCAAAGGCACCGACACCAATGAACTGGAAAGCAAACTAACCGGTTTTCTAAAGGAAAAAGGACAGGAAACAGCCATTTACCTGTTTCCGTATGCCAAACGTCATTTGTACTCTTTCTCCGGAGAAAACAACCGCATACAATACATTTACCAGTTTTTGGCCATTGCCCTTATTATTGTTCTTATTGCCTCTATCAACTTTGTAAACTCTTCAACCGCCAGCTCTGAAACACGCCGGCCTGAAGTTGGAATCCGCAAAGTTTTGGGGGCTACAAAAATAAATCTGACATCGCAGTTTTTTTACGAAAAAGGATTGATGATTGCAATTAGTATCGTTTTAGGAGCTGTTTTGGTGCTCGTTTTTACTCCGCTTTTTGGGCAACTTTCTGATAAACATATTTCCTTGTCGTTATTGGGTAACAGATACCTTATTTTAATGCTGATTGGTACGATCCTGACCACGCTCGTTTTATCCGTAGCTTACCCCTCGTTGTACATTTCATCGTTTGCTCCGGCGCGGGTATTAAAAAAAGCTGCCCGGAAAAGTGCCAACCGAATAAGTTTCAGAAGCCTGCTGGTGGTTGTTCAATTTACATTATCAATCATGCTGATTATTTGCACCATAGCAGTGAATTCGCAACTAAAATTCATCAATAATTACGATTTAGGGTATAACCAGAATAACCTGGTTTACATTAATCTTGATGATGCGACAAAAACAAAACACGAAGCGCTTTCGGCATCGCTAAAAAATATTAGCGGCGTAGAGAGCCTTACCAAAACAGACAAACTTCCGTTTTGGGGCGGCAACTCATCGTGGGGTTACGACTGGCAAGGCAAAGATCCGGAAAACAAAGTACTGATTTGCGCCATGCATGTTGACCGTGAATATTTCAAAACACTTGGAATCTCAATGGCTGAAGGACAAAGCTTTTCGCCATCCACTGAGTTAACAGAAGACAGTGAAAGTGAATTTTCAAACGAAGTGATCCTTAATCAGGAAGCCATTAGACGGATGAAAATGACTGATCCTATTCAGAAATACTTTGGCAGAAATGGCGGAGACAGAGCACGAATTGTAGGCGTAACAAAAGATTTTCATTTCGAGTCGTTACGCACCGGAATTGAGCCCATGGTGATGCTACCGTTAAACGACAATCCCGATGTTTTGATTATGCGGATAAGACCCGAAAATTTTAGTCAAACGCTTGCAGCTATAAAGGAAAACTGGAAAACAATTATTCCTGACTCCAATATTGAAATTGGCTTTTTTGACCAGCGGCTGCAAGAAATGTATAATGCAGAACTTCGTATATCAGGACTGTTCCAATATTTTTCGTTTGTTGCCATATTTATTGCCTGCATAGGTTTGTTTGGTCTATCGGTTTTTGCCATCGAACGAAAGCGAAAAGAAATCGGCATTCGCAAAGTAAACGGATCAAAAGTTTCGCAAATTCTGTCTATGCTCAATAAAGATTTTATCAAATGGGTACTTATTTCGTTTGTAATTGCATCGCCGCTGGCATGGTATGTAATGAGCAGTTGGCTACAAAACTTTGCTTACCAAACCGAGCTTCATTGGTGGATATTTGCACTGGCAGGTATTCTTTCTATTGCTATTGCGTTGTTAACCGTTTCGGTGCAGAGTTATAAAGCTGCAACCCGTAACCCCGTAGAAGCATTACGTTACGAATAA
- a CDS encoding DUF4159 domain-containing protein — MRTAFLFLFLLFTLGSAAQSSSVKIALLKYNGGGDWYSDPTALPNLIEFCNENLHTNINPEPSTIEIGSPELFNFPFVHLTGHGNIILSESDAMNLRVYLEGGGFLHIDDNYGLDEYIRREMKKVFPDQEFVELPPSHEIFHQKYDFKEGIPKIHEHDNKPPQAFGLFVDDRLVCLYTYETDLGDGWEDIDVHNDPEELRQKALKMGANIIAYVFGQ; from the coding sequence ATGAGAACTGCATTTCTGTTCCTGTTTCTGCTTTTTACACTTGGATCTGCCGCACAAAGCAGCAGTGTAAAAATTGCTTTGCTGAAATACAATGGCGGCGGCGACTGGTATTCCGATCCTACTGCCCTACCCAACCTCATTGAGTTTTGTAACGAAAATCTGCACACCAACATAAATCCTGAACCATCGACTATTGAAATTGGCAGCCCCGAGTTGTTTAATTTCCCTTTTGTGCACTTAACCGGGCACGGCAACATTATTTTATCGGAAAGCGACGCGATGAACTTGCGTGTTTATCTTGAAGGTGGAGGTTTTTTACACATCGACGATAATTACGGACTGGATGAATATATCCGACGCGAAATGAAAAAGGTTTTCCCCGATCAGGAGTTTGTTGAATTACCACCATCGCACGAAATTTTTCATCAGAAATACGATTTTAAGGAAGGTATTCCGAAAATACACGAGCACGACAATAAACCACCACAGGCTTTTGGATTATTTGTGGACGACCGGCTGGTTTGTCTATACACTTACGAAACCGATTTGGGCGATGGTTGGGAAGATATCGACGTACACAACGATCCGGAAGAGCTGCGCCAGAAAGCACTGAAAATGGGTGCCAATATTATCGCCTACGTATTCGGACAATAA